aagaaggatgatGAGATAGCAAATGCGGAAATTCTACGAGCATCTATTCCCAGCAATGAAATATAAATGGCATCTTTATATCTTAATACAGATAGGCCTACTCAATTGTCATACCTGAGCGAGGTGCGATCTAATAGCATTGGCCTTCAAGGAGGGCTGGTGAGTCTCCAGCGAAGTGACAGCATCTTCAATGGTATCAAAATATTGATCTAGTTGCTTGTCTGATATGGCCATGTTATCCTCTACCCTCTTGTGAGAAAGGCTGTTTCTGATGTCCAGAACCTTTGtttgaattgaaaattgaataATTGAATACCAGTGAAAGTTTGATAAAAGTATCTAATATGTTAATTTCGCAGGTCAATTAAAATATCGTTAACAATACTTTTCTTTTATTCCACCATCAGGTAATTTTGACATCCaattatttgtataatttgtggTTCATGGCTAAATTGTCCAAGAGAGATTTCCTTTAATATAATAATTAGTATGCTTTCAAATCAAAAACGGTGTCTAGAAAGTAAACACTTTTCTAACAAACATGATTACAGTTTTGATGGTCTGTATTTAGAAAGTACACATGTTATTTCTGGTAATTTGTAAGCTGAGTATAAGTTCTAATCGTATTTACAAATCGATATTGAAGATATGTGTTTGAAGTCTTTAATAATTAAAGTTTTAAACGTTTGATCTAAACACAAGAACATTGAACATTAATCATTCATTATACCAACACAGATTACCTTTCATAAACGTTCACGCTTTAGTAAGTTTTGGTGGAGGCCTATCATTACCTTTTCGATTTTGTTGTAACAAGTCTGATCACCATTGTGGTAATCACTGAATGCCATCATTAGCTTCAGGATACCACCGACATCAAAATCCCCAAACGTCGTACAAGGTTGACCATGCGGTATTACGAACACGAAACCCTTGGCTACTTCAACAGGCTCCTTGTGAAACAACGATGCATTCACATTTCTCCACTGGATTCCTTTTCCAAGCGGGTAACACGTGGATTCCACTGCATTTCCCCAATCAATGCAAGGCTGACACGCCTTTGATTTGGTTGTTGGTTTCCTGTGTGGTAGGCACTGGGCTGATGCACGACAGGGCTGCATTTGCTGCAGCTGAATCTGATGCCAGTTTTCCACACACGCTTGTACAGTAGGGAGACCCAAATAACACAGAACTTGAACTGCTTCACACACTTTTGCGTAGTTTTCGATGTCCGGTACATCTGAAAACAAACGAACAGAAAACAGTAATTGATAAATATTATGAATGTGCTTACTGCTTACTGCTCCCTTAACCGGCTTGGTCGTCGGGGCACCACTGATGACATCTTGACAATCTCTCTCCATCTGTTCCTGTCTTCCACTGCCCTCTGTGAGGTGGTAAAGTTCAGGCCAGTCCATTCTCTTATGTTGTCTTcccatctctttttctgtcttcctcttcttcttgaaCCGTTCACTGTACCCTGTAGGACTGTTTTTGCTAACCCAGAGGAGCGAGAGATGTGGCCGTACCAACGTAGTTTACGTTGCCGGACTGTTGTTAGTAGGTCATCATAGGGACCAATAGCTTGCTTCACTCTGGTCCGCACCTCCTCGTTGGTTACATGGTCTTTATATGAGATGCTAAGGATCTTCCGGAAACATCTCAATTCCAGTGCTTGTATTCTCCTTTCCAAGTCAGCTGTCAGTGTCCACGTTTCACAGGCATACAGGAAGATGGATATGGCGAGGGTGCGCATTAGCTTGATTTTGGAACCCAGTGAGATATTTTTGTCAGTCCACATAGTATTCTAAGGTTAAATATCTGTTCTGTGGTACTCCTTCCTGCTCTGAAGCCCGCCTGCTCTTCAGCAATGATGTTCTCCGCCAGAGGTTTCAATCTGTTCAAGATGAGTCTGAGCATTATTTTGCTCGGGTGGCTGATGAGGCTGATTGTGCGGTAGTTCTGACAAAGCTGGAGATTTCCTTTCTTGGGGAGTGTAATCACAAGTGACTGTGTCCAAGGTGTAGGCCATTTGCCTGTCTTCCAAATGTTGTTACATATCTTTGTAAGCACATCAATAGCTGCATCACCTGCTGCTTGAACAAGCTCACCTGGAATGTTATCTATGCCTGGCGACTTGCCCTTTTTCAATGCTTTCACAGCGGCTTCTACCTCTTCTCGCAGGATAGGCTGACTTTCCTCATTAGTCTAGGATTGATGGATCACCTTGCAGTTAGTAGTTGTACAAGTCAGAGCAGTACTCCGCCCACCTACTAAGAATCTCTTTTTCTTCCACTAAACACTTCCCATTCTTGTCCTGTATAGTTGCTGATCTGCTGTTCTTTACAGTGGTTAAATTCTTTACCAGTTGGTATGCCTTTCTACTATTGCTCTTGTTCAGGTTTGACTCCACCTCTTCACATTGCTGTCCAATCCAGTTTTCCTTCGCTTCCTTAATGCCGTTCTTAACCAACTTGTTGGCCTCCCTATATTCTCTTGCTCCATCTGGATTGTTCCGTTTACCTTTTAACTCTCTTCTCCTATCGCAGAGCTCAAGCACTTCCTTTGTGATCCATGGCTTCTTCACATGGCGGTGTTTGCCTAAAAGCTCAGAGGCCGTCTCAGTGAGAGCTGTATTAAAGGTGTCAGTGAGGGAGTCCAAATCCAGGTCTGTATCATTCATGCAGATCAGTGGAGCAAATTTTCCTCCGATGTTGGCTGAGAATTCTCTTGCTACATCTGGGTCCCTCAGTTTCTCGAGCTCAAACTTTACTCTCAGTTGTTTGGGTTTCTTGATTACTTTCAATCTCACTCTGAAGCTCATCATCACAAGATCATGGTCGCTTCCTACGTCAGCACATGGAAAGCTGCGGGTTCTTGCAACATTAACACCAGAGCGAAAGCGCTTTTTGATCAAGATGTAATCAATCTGGTTATGATGGTTTCCATCAGGGCTGTGCCATGTCCATCTTCTAGAAGCCTTATGTTTCCCAAGGGTGTTGGCTAGCACAAGGTTGTTGTATGTAGCAAAATCCAACAATCTGAGGCCTCTGTCATTTGTTTCTGGGTTACAATAAGGGCCACACACTTTCTTCCAGTCTGGCTGGGCATCCTCTCCTACTTTGGAGTTCCATTCTCCCAATACCACTAGGATGTCCTTCTTTGGTGTTTCATCCACGAGTGTCTGAACTTGGCTGTAGAATTATTCCATTTCATCATCTCCATGACTTGTAGTCGGAGCATACACCTGAATGATATTAAAGGGGGAAGCTCTCATACGAAGAGTGATGAGCCTTTCTGAGACTGGTTTGCAGCCCATGACGGCATTTACAGTATCTTTGTGGATGATAAACCCCACTCCATACTCATGCTTCGTTTCACTTCCACTGTAGTAGAGCTTGTGACCTTCATCTGTGCACATCTCGCCATGGAGTTTCCAGCGAGCTTCACTGAGCCCGATGATGTTCCAGTGATACCTATCAAGCTCATAGGATAATTCCTCTAATTTTCCGTTAGGTCTCAGAGTTCTAACATTCCATGTTCCAATGGTGATGTTGTCTCTAACTCGGATCTTTGTCGCACCAGTAGCATACTTATCACCTCTGCCCTGGCTACGCCCAACAGAAGGCGCGGTCATTGGTCCGGGCTGCGACCGATCCGGtatgttcaatttatttattgtcaTACTGTCATCAATTGGTGAATCTTAGGCAAATTACAGCTTGGCGGAGCCTATCCCTCTCCAAGCCGTCGTCCTAGTCTGTCCGCCACCTGCTGAACAAGTCAGCAGGCTCACAACCCCCACCAGTCTTGAAGGTAGACCAGGGCGCCTTACCTGTTATCTCACAAGTCGGTCGTCCCCTCACACTACATGCTACACTAGTGCTACAACTATGCTATTATCTACACTACATGCTACATGCAAGATGCTACCAGGGACGGTCTCCTCCTTGTATGGTCCATCATAACAAGTATGATAAGAGACTATAGGTCATTAGCTACAGTGTTTGAAACACTGTAGCAATTAGGGGGGTCCAATTGACGGGGAGTAATACTATTGTCATGTTTGAAATATTACAATCCAAAATAGATTTCGAGTCTGCATGTGGCATAGACTCGAAATCTATTTTGGATTCTAATATCTCAAACTTGCTATCCTATAGTGGTAAACATATATAGTATATAGTACGATATATAGGAAAATTCAGCAGCCAACTGCTACagatatttataatattttcttgtatatccTATGAACAATGTACTGCAAAAAAGCAATTAGCATTCACTAATAACATTGCTAACGGGAAGTATCGTTTGAGCCGCATTGTTGTTAGAAGCACTTCTTATTATTATGCGTTAAATAGTTTCAGGAATGGCAAGAAGACGTCGACGCATAAAATTGTATGGTCAAATTggtaatttttatatttattcaatATTTGATTCAGGTACTAATTTGATATTATGAGATTATTATGGCAATACCTGTTGCTCGGTTTGTCGAGTTTGGATTAACATCACGAACTGATTCTGGAACAAGTGTGACCGGATTGACAAGAACATCACGTTTCTTAATTGCATCTTGTACTACTTCATCGTCGTAGAATCTCACACCATCTTCTAGGTTGCTGCTGTTCTTCAGGTCATCTGGACTCAGGTAGGAGACTGTCACCTCTGTTCCTCTTGATCGCTCTGTTATTTGGTCAAATACTAACGATTCCATCTCCTGCAGTTGGTTTCTTCCTTTCTTCAGCTCTGATACACCTTCCTTAACACGGACTGCTATGTGGATCGCACGTTTGTCTCGTGTTAGTTGAACCATTCCTTCAACTGCACCAAACACTTTCACACCAGATCGTGACAACTTTGGTTTGACGTGCTTCCTTCTGTAGCGGTTCATCGCACTCACTTGTAGACAAGGGAATGTGTCTATGGATAACATGTCGCTCTCATCTCGACATTCAATCCGGCGACCAAAGTATCTCTGGAATCTTGGATTGTCAACCCACGCAATTTCGTCTGTACTGTCAGGCAACTTGGCAGGTATGATGAATGTTCCATCATCATTTCTGTATTTTGCGGGAAAATTACAAAATCGTTAATCATAAATTGCATGTACATGTGATTAATTAACCCTAGAACTTCGAagtatcacccccccccccgatttGTTATAAACGCacacgtttacgcccaaacgaaaCTAATCGTAGATGCATCCTTTGCGCTCACTTTAGAAATAACATTTTAACCCCAGGACCCCGCCCCGGCGGGGGGGGGGGTTTGTCGGTGAgccccaccattggtttctacaatgattttcatttccctcctgtgaaattatttcaatttattgacgaaaatcaattttgactaaacttttgtacatagccagaatttacgttatgttatgttatgttatgttctgttctgttctgttatgttatgttattgtgTCATAGGATCTACACCTTGGATTCATGGATGTGCAGTGAATTCCTGCTCTAAGAGTTTTGTAAGATTTAAAGCCATTAGGGTTAATAAACATTAAAATCACCTGTACGCCAGTTCAAAATATTCCAAAAGATCTACCAGAAGGTTCTCATCTGTAAGTTTGAAGTGGTGTTTCAAGTCGTCAATAGTGTACTCTTGCTTCAACGGTAATCCGGAATAGTCTGCTCGGAAATTCGGTGGAGCAAATATTGGGGCAAATATGGTAGTTGTCAGCCAGTTCAGATGCACAATAATAATTGCGTCGTGACCTCTCAGTTTTGCATGATGTACCTTAAACACAAGAATAGATTTGAGTGAGTTTGTTTTGCTTCAATATGTTATTTGACATTTTGGGTGTAAAATTGGAAAAAGACAACAACACAGTCAGCCAAAATTTCTCAGTTCGTGTCACTTTTCAGAATTGACAGCCaggttaaggtggctgtgtactctcagacatgcatgtagtaaaagtgcaataactttgtaattattcgcgcaaaacatataaaagtatacatttttatgaaggcaagacatcaataaatcttaatataaatacagatttggggtaaaaacaacaattttgaagaaaatcacaaaaaagtgagtttttggcaatatttgttaggtacatcataacaaaaaaacactctttccaaaatattttattttgtttttagctcaatcttgaagctccattccaaaaaacgtttttttttttttgatattggccttattttttgagatattgaccatataaggcatcaaaatgaacttttaaaattcaaaacgcctatttgcacaaaatgatgcccaaaatcggaaatagaccaaaatacaaaaaaattagaaaaccgtttcttgagtcgatcatactttttacgatgatcatatttgcttacctatagatgctgtatttattgagttatcgtgtacctaaatcgtcattttaacgagaaaatgaacattgaaataatggccgttgaagtttaaagtggtcacattttgcactttcatcgaatctcacaggagaatgcgacagttttcgtttttgtaacttatattacgtgaacatcggtaaatccacagcccttgagaagtttgagcgaaatccattcataacttgatatttaaatcgggggaaagaatttgaaaaaacccacattttatcagctaaaacggagccatttgaccactaggtttttgtgaaatcagtgcttccgtggtgtttccataagatgcgccgcgcatgcagataagcgtcgcgtatgcttcgcgtatttgtgcgttaacaaattgcgcgatacgcaacgcgatgagttgttgcgcgcgtgtaccttgctggtacaacaaagattttctttccttttcaatttaaaacacgagtggaatagtgaaataaaatccttaaaatattgcagttggagtttacaaatctggattttcattcattgtatttataaaaaacataacaaggtacaaacatatcataaaaactcaattttgagaaagaaacaatggctagagtacacagccgcgttaaacagATAGAGGATACTCTAACGATTAAATCTAACCCGACTGTCACCTTTGTGTTCAAAACTGTTGCTCGGGACCCTATGTAGCCTCAATGTGGCATCTCTAATTGTAGCTTATAGTGACATATTGTTGTTTCAGGTTTTATATTAGCTCTACGTTTTACGGTAAGGATTGCATTAAAAAATGTTCAATTAGCATTTTTTCATTCTTTAACTGCATACCTGTCCCATGTCATGCAGGTAACCAAGTACCAAATTCAAAGTCTCATCTTTCACAAGTCTGTCTATTTGTTGTCTAACATGCTCAGCAAAATCTTTGAAGTACAACAGTGGAAGCTCTGTGTTGCACCATGAAGATAGTCGCTTCATGATTTTGTCACACAGCTTTGGAGTAAGCTCACCCTGATAGTTTGAAAGATGGTAATATTTATTTATGTAGAATCAATATATCAAAGCACAACGGGAAAAACCTTGAACATGTTCAAGAAAGGAGTTGATTACGGTTTGTAAACCTGTAATCGAGTCGCCAAACTGGAGTCACCAGTCGAGTCGAGTCAATACGAGTCATTACAACTGTTTAAATATCGAGTCCCTATTCGCGATTTGTCAAATATCGAGTAGATTCATCACCCGATACACATATAAATTAGGTACAAGGTACAGCCTGTCTCTAAACCAATTGTGCACGtagaaagcgccatctttggcaagtagaaaatactgttgtgacatgatgcttacatcaacgtcaaggaagcaatcctagctttcaaataccgtttgtttcattcattttgcttTCGGCAATCCAGAAATGTGcatcactaaacacaaatgtatgaaaacccttctGTGCTTCTTTTTAGAAAATTAAATAGAATGTTATTCTAAAATAAGCAATAAAAGAATAATAAAtgaacattcatttgtaggattagaaatgattgtgtaaaatttcaaacgtatacgatatgcaatatttcgttgacatgattttaattttacaacaaagtgtgcaatttatttttgtcttttaacatgtcttgagtgacaaagaaaaacagtatttaccatgataaaattgacatttacatgtatttaattttacagcagaatgtgaaatatttatttatcttttaatctgtttcaagtagaaaaagagaatcattatacctgtatcatgatgaaacagtaaaaacaattttgtattgttgtgtaatcgatgcatttgatattacgaaggaactcttgataaacgtgATGCTATAATTGATTTACGTgtacactagaggaagttttgaatgagaaaacggacattctTTTGGATAAGAAACTTCGTGTGAAAcacatttcgatttggatttggaagataccttctcttaaataacagtattgcgaaccaccagcatacataactcgatgtagagagtatTTCCTATTCAggggaaatattgcaattacacaccttattgcctttaaacaataaccattgacactagcacatatcagagaagatgtaagaaaaggagggagaacataattatatccttgagataatcccgtaggttatcctgttgcacctattcatagtcctttattctcaagtggtgggttaaccaacaattaacaatgagaggacattcctgaacctcgttcagttggggatgatttgaagtgaccgccaattatgaccaatttgatatttaataccagcaatgtgaaaaaaaaagtagaaataatgtagtgccaacataatgtacccttttacggaaggagcaaagtttaacaagttataaccccgcttctgcagtacgaatgtcagcggcgaatgtcaggttattattttccagtttttaaaacaaattgcaggcagaggtgggaatcgatctcggtacctcccggttaaacagcactgtgcaagaccactaagccaactaaatatctgttgtgagaggtgtgacattaatctttgatattgcttaatggaacaaatcgcggaattaaatcagtaataaaagaagtagattcttatatagcggtcaaattagataaaaggggaaatatttgtccctgctctaaagaaaatataggttagaaaattatcaaataaatttaaattacaaattgagattttatatttctttctttcacgagccgacattatcacagacaaacactgtataagctaaaaactcgaccctcatcaccagattctgtcatagctcaatggtagagcatcagactgctgatatcaatatcgttggttcgagtcctcctgtcagcaatggttatatttatgattttaatgctacgctaaaatttgttcaatttatttatttatttatttatttgtttttgtttatttatgtaaataattt
Above is a genomic segment from Amphiura filiformis chromosome 10, Afil_fr2py, whole genome shotgun sequence containing:
- the LOC140163223 gene encoding death-associated protein kinase 1-like; the protein is MSALLKKSGSTSVETIKLFLVGHPAKGKSTLKTSLTTGVFKSLFMIRHHENRIPTPGIEVEEKTIGGAGSFMIWDTAGQVEFHITHAMLLGTGRGIFIVVYSCCDAEDEQKEQLKYWLCFIKACHDPTEDTKPVIQLIGTHVDQLKDLEMAAALSTRHVEYLQSIFQDHVRLNEHVILLDSRRTRSNALGKLKDALNEIAEPLRGELTPKLCDKIMKRLSSWCNTELPLLYFKDFAEHVRQQIDRLVKDETLNLVLGYLHDMGQVHHAKLRGHDAIIIVHLNWLTTTIFAPIFAPPNFRADYSGLPLKQEYTIDDLKHHFKLTDENLLVDLLEYFELAYRNDDGTFIIPAKLPDSTDEIAWVDNPRFQRYFGRRIECRDESDMLSIDTFPCLQVSAMNRYRRKHVKPKLSRSGVKVFGAVEGMVQLTRDKRAIHIAVRVKEGVSELKKGRNQLQEMESLVFDQITERSRGTEVTVSYLSPDDLKNSSNLEDGVRFYDDEVVQDAIKKRDVLVNPVTLVPESVRDVNPNSTNRATGIAIIIS
- the LOC140163222 gene encoding uncharacterized protein; translation: MRTLAISIFLYACETWTLTADLERRIQALELRCFRKILSISYKDHVTNEEVRTRVKQAIGPYDDLLTTVRQRKLRWYGHISRSSGLAKTVLQGTVNGSRRRGRQKKRWEDNIREWTGLNFTTSQRAVEDRNRWREIVKMSSVVPRRPNVPDIENYAKVCEAVQVLCYLGLPTVQACVENWHQIQLQQMQPCRASAQCLPHRKPTTKSKACQPCIDWGNAVESTCYPLGKGIQWRNVNASLFHKEPVEVAKGFVFVIPHGQPCTTFGDFDVGGILKLMMAFSDYHNGDQTCYNKIEKVLDIRNSLSHKRVEDNMAISDKQLDQYFDTIEDAVTSLETHQPSLKANAIRSHLAQIRHSAVTTDMKNRALGNLSDGLKQALDEWLEKNKKGIAEAVCEELDPRLDKLKQDIVTDMKNVFAGSQ